TTGTCTAACAAAAATTGTGTAGATTGCCTGGAAAGAGCtctgatttaggtttctaaacgacATTCTAATGGTCGCCAGCGTccccatatgctgccgatgttacattgtttatgtgtgcctctggtgttggtgctggaattatatccactctcaaatctctctctctgtctgtctgtatctctctctctctctctctctctctctctctgtctgtctgtatctttctctctctctctctctctctctctctctctctctctctctctctctctctctctctctctctctctctctctctctctctctctctctctctctctctctctctctctctctctctctctctctctctctctctctctctctctctctctctctctctctctctctctctctctctctctctctctctcttctctctctctctctctctctctctctctctctctctctctctctctctctctctctctctctctctctctctctctctctctctctttctctctctctctctctctctctctctctctctctctctctctctctctctctctctctctctctctctctctctctctctctctctctctctttctctctctctctctctctctctctctctctctctctctctctctctctctctctctctctctctctctctctctctctctctctctctctctctctttctctccaactcctcttgttgcctttcccttaTGGTGTTAATACTTTCTGGTCTCCTTTCTTCCCTTCCTGTCTTCATTATTTTACATTTCCTGGTAATGAGTTCTAGCAAAATCTTTAATTAGATGCCCACTTCAGCACAGGGTCGAaccgcagcagcaacagcagcagtaacagaagtaacagtagcagcaacagcagcagtaacagaagtaacagtagcagtaacagcagcagcagcaggagaactTGAAGCAGCAATATAGTTATGAGTGTGTGAGGCCAGGTAAGACATTCTCCAGGAGGCGTGAAGCCCGGGTGGAaggcggtggtgggggggggggggtgatggggggttaTGGGGGTGATGACCTCGTCTCAACACTGATTAGTCATGTTCAAGTAGGAAAATTTCGATTACTAGCACGTATATACAAATATACGCATGCACAAACAAAAACACttgcacgcacgcacccacacactaggtgaatacaaataggtgaatacatacacacacacacacacacacacacacacacacacacacacacacacacacacacacacacacacacacacacacataagaactGGCTTTAGACACttttgtgtaagaaatcattcataaTCTTGGCATATGTCACACCAATATTGAAGTATATGCACCTCCACCATAGCCATACTGAAGCACAaggctaaactggagaaggttcagaggtatgcttcCAGTATGCCCTCATTCACTGACCAACTTCCCAGGACCAAGCTTCCAGGACCAAGCTTCCAGGACCAAGCTTCCAGGACCAAGCTTCCAGGACCAAGCTTCCAGGACCAAGCTTCCAGGACCAAGCTTCCAGGACTAAAGAACAGGGCCTTCTTCATGTCTTCaaccgaccagaagactttctcgCAGCAGATGGGGACCAGGCGCAATAAGACATGGAAATACGTAAGATAGTAAACAAAAGCTTCCAGAGAGTGTTCAGACCAGACCACCTGACGGAAGGAGATGACAGCACATCCCGCTTGACTTCTGATGACTCCGGTCAGCCTATGTCAGTCCTATACGCAAAaaccattcaccctgcaaagaTGGGTgaggcatacatacatatatatatatatatatatatatatatatatatatatatatatatatatatatatatatatatgtatatatatatatatatatatatatatatatatatatatatatatatatattggaagcaGGTTTTCCCTAAGACGCATGTTattaaacacaacagcattgtgactattagcaatgtgacatcttcaggagTACACTGTTGAACTGACACAGGTATACTAAGCTTAcaaagttgttattgttgtgtttttagattcagctgctcggaACAAAAATTCCAagcagcaccggctatggtgagcccgtcgtactcatctggcacaggagatgtgcccTGGATTACAAGTttacaaggttattattgttgtttcagatttagctactcagaacgaaatgtccatgtagcacgggttatagtgagcccgtaattgagttcggttattcgcgattacTTTGTTACTGTgacatttgggtcaaagtttaacATGGAGGTGGGATTTCCTATTTATTatttagcgcactggttttagtcttgttttaataacattatcttgggggcggatatagatgcacagtgttcgCTAGTGTGTGTcacattcttcaactgcttttctaaccGTTGTAGTCACTGTGGATTTTgcctctaatgcagctgctgtcgttggattaatgttgagtttgatgctcagggcttcagtagcttcacattccaataagtagtgcaatagtggcgcctctcctTCTGTTCCACACATATGACACACttaaactattgggttcattacctcccagcagcacttgtacccaagtctgagtctgtgtatggctactgcaatgtctctggatatattTTTACTATGCTtaaaagagtagtacccagtggcttgttcgtaccatatcgcagtggatcttccttccgctactttggctctgtggcgacttttgatagttgggagtattttcttcttgatttgttccttaatctgtgaaaaacttgaaggtattttaacctgtacaacaggtagagcagtggcagtttttgccagcgagtctgccttttcattaccatctatgccaatgtgacttggtatccaatttaggatgattgacagccctagattgtgggCTTCTTTTTCTATATGAAGGATTTCTGTGCTGAGACTTCTGTATTATCTCTGTGCCGACTGAATaaaaatgcctggagcgaagatttagagtcggtatgaatgatgacatcatgcaaATTATTCTTAATTGCATAATTTATGGCCgctttcagggcatataattatgtttgcaatgttgagcacccactattcatgctccagtaagtccttaatcctatgttccctggaatacgacccgccaaagcgtttaacaaccaggtacccattcactgctgggtgaacagaggctacagttaaggatttgcgcccagtaaatcctccccggccaggatacgaactcaggacAAAACGCTcgggaaacgccaggcgagtgtcttaccacttcaccACTGGGATttgaacaagctgcagagatggtcaagagaaatggctactggagttcaacatgagcaagtataaagttatggaaatgggactaggcggcaggagaccaaagggtcagtgaacaatgaagggaaacagcctacctgtgacgactcgagaaagggacctgggagtggacgtaacacctaatctatctcctaaaACACATAAGGAGAATAACGACAGCagagtactctacactggcaaaagttagaacgtcattcagaatGTAAGTGAGGAGACATTCAGAGTGCTTTGCACAAAACTCTACGGACAACACGTGCCCGATTTTATTTTACACTGAAAATTTCGGGAACATCGTAGTGTATATAGATGATTGGCTTGATAAATCTTCCTTTCGTAATCGCTACGTATTATTCATTATTGTCGAACAGAGCTCGAATACAGTTCTCGTAAAACAGGCAAAATTCACCCAGATTAATGGAATTAATATCAAAATCATGAACAAACTGGTGTCATATATTTTAAGAAATATGTCTTTCAATGTGTAGTATAAACTGAAATATAAAAGCTTACCAGATGACAACATTCTTGTTATCAAAGAAAACGGGTGTTTTACGCACCAGCTGGATGCGACCCCGGACCCGGAACACGAAAGCTCACTATTTCCAagacccaggggccagattcacgaagcagttacgcaagtacttatgcagcccgtcctccaaacaaagacccaaaagtgattctatccacccgccaaacccgctgtttatgaatgaaaaacggtttacacacgactcacaactgatgacgttcgaacacttccggaacaagtgcttcactgacgaattttgttcgaaccacaacgctataaatgcttcacccacgtactacaaatacatataatcgccaacggaacctaaacacctaacataacctatgcctatatatgcacaatatgctgatatattataatattaatttatatctgagaaaaatcccgttttgaatgaacagcatgttaaaatatataaatgcgtctgtggggtcgaccgctggatggaatggacatgagtcgaggacgggttgacttatgaacgtgtacatctttcctcaatctttgacgcctttggttacatttattgaacagtttacaagcattaaaccttcccaatcaactgttgttattgttataaacagcctcctggtgcttcggagctcattaactgtttaataattggaaacaaagccgccaaagattgagaaaagatgtacaggttcgtaagttcttgcgtaactgattcatgaatctggcccttcCATTACAATATCATGCTTTTTGGGCATTGGAGTTGTCTGCTACCAGTGCGTGGACCAGGAACTCCGTACAGATTGTCTTCTTGAAAGACCTGAATCTGGCATTGTAAATAGCCCTGTAAGCTTCTATTTTTTGCCAATGGATATACAAAAAATAGAATATGAAAACAATCGTAATTTATCTCGTAATTTCTAAAATTAACTAAAGTTTTGCTTGATACTGGGCGAGTGTTGAGGTCTCTGTAACGTGGAAGGTGCCTAAGGATACCACAACAGCTTGCTGACCGTTCTCCAAGGAAACTTTACTTGTGAACAAAGACCAAAACAAAAGAACATATATAGCGAAAAATTGGGTGCATAAAATTGGGTTACGTTATACCAACCTTACGTGGACCTTACGCCACCCCTCCTACTGCCACGATTGTGTAACTCCTCACATCACCTTGGTGTGCATTATGTACACCTTCTTGATGTACATAATGTACTCACAGCCGCTCTATATCCACCGCCTCCGAAGGTGCTGAACAGAGCTTCAGCGAAACGCATTGGTCCCAAAAAATATTGTCAAATTAACTTTGCAGGATTAATTTTTCAGTTCCCATGTGAAGAACAGTCGTAAAATAGAGAGAAATTTGTGCTAGACTCACTGACCTAACTCTTCTGACCACATTCATTTTCCTTTTAAAGAAAACGAATGTGTCCGGTAGGGTCAGGTCCCGGAGTTTAAGCGATCATTATGTGACTCGTAAACAAAGATTATCGTCGCTCTTaaatcgacaacaacaacaaaggttaTAGAGAGACGCTTGTGCAAGCGGCTCCGGCGACTCGGTACGGTACGGCTCCTTAGGCAGAATTCCTTCTCTTGAGAGTTATATTAATGATTGGTAATCATATAACCTTGATTGTTTTGCTCTGTCATGTGATGTACTATTTAAGTGTTGTAGCTGCAGTTGTAGACTGTGGCAGTGTTGTAGCTGAAGTTGTAGACTGTGGCAGTGTTGTAGCTGCAGTTGTAGACTGTGGCAGTGTTGTAGCTGCAGTTGTAGACTGTGGCAGTGTTGTAGCTGCAGTTGTAGACTGTGGCAGTGTTGTAGCTGCAGTTGTAGACTGTGGCAGTGTTGTAGCTGCAGTTGTAGACTGTGGCAGTGTTGTAGCTGCAGTTGTAGACTGTGGCAGTGTTGTAGCTGCAGTTGTAGACTGTGGCAGTGTTGTAGCTGCAGTTGTAGATTGTGGCAGTGTTGTAGCTGCAGTTGTAGACTGTGGCAGTGTTGTAGCTGCAGTTGTAGACTGTGGCAGTGTTGTAGCTGCAGTTGTAGACTGTGGCAGTGTTGTAGCTGCAGTTGTAGATTGTGGCAGTGTTGTAGCTGAAGTTGTTGATTGTGGCAGTGTTGTAGCTGCAGTTGCTGATTGTGGCAGTGTTGTAGCTGCAGTTGTTTACTGTGGCAGTGTTGCAGCTGCAGTTGTAGACTGTGGCAGTGTTGTAGCTGCAGTTGTAGACTGTGGCAGTGTTGTAGCCTCAGCACCAAACACTGTGAATTACTACAACATGCAAGCCAGGGCCGTGTTTGGTCTAGCAAACTGTTGTTTGCCTGAGTTTGCGTGCATGGGCTCGTCTGCGCTACCTCGGAAGCTGTCTACCTCTACCACTTGTAGACACGACCGTGTGTGGGGGGTCGTTAGCATGTGAGAGTTgtttgtgttgatggtgagttgATTGTAGGGTCGTTCAACTGGATTAATTGTTTGATAGTGATATATCCTGAGTCCTAATGGGTTATCAGTCACTATGGTGGGGTTGTTGGTCTGTTTAGGTTATTAAACAAGCTCATAAGGTTGTCAAGAGTTAGGTTGttcgtgtgtatgtatgtgtgtgtgtgttctcatttatttgtgcctgcagcatcgagctctagctcttggtccccgcttttctagccgttggttgtctaatgcagtaACTCCTGGCCTATTACCCTATCagacctgcttttaaagttatgaatggagttagcctctacaacgtTATGCTCCTTTAAGTCATTACATTTACTCACTTCCCCTCACGCTAACAGAAAACTTTCCAACATCTCTatggacacatctgagtctcaagcttccatccgtgtcctgcctcttgttctattggtattcaTTGTAAACGTTTCCCcataaacgtgtgtgtgtgtgtgtgtgtgtgtgtgtgtgtgtgtgtgtgtgtgtgtgtgtgtgtgtgtgtgtgtgtgtgtgtgtgtgtgtgtgtgtgtactcacctagttgtgtttgctggggttgagctctggctctttggtcccgactctcaaccctcaatcaacaggtgtacaggttcctgagcctattgggctctatcatatctacacttgatactgtgtatggagtcagcctccaccacatcacttcctaatgcattccatttgtcaaccactctgacactaaaaaagttctttctaatatctctgtggctcatttgggcactcagtttccacctgtgtcccctagtgcgtgtgccccttgtgttaaacaacctgtctttatctaccctatgaattcccttgagaatcttgaatgtggtgatcatgtcccccccccctaactcttctgtcttccagcgaagtgaggtttaattcccgtagtctctcctcgtagttcatacctctcagctcgggtactagtctagtggcaagtgtgtgtgtgtgtgtgaaccaagAACATACTCGGCCACATATTTCAGCTGTACCAAAGCGATGGGATTGTGGTCGCCTGTCATCGATCGGGGAACTTATGTTTTCGACTTAAGTCAATTTACCCAGAAGTTGTCTTTGACACAGTTGAGTTTCTACTATAGAGGAGGCCTATCTTTGAACTCTGGAAACAGGAGTCCAACAGACTCTAGAGGAGAGGAGCAAAGCAAGAGGCAGTCAAGGTAAGGAAGGAGTGAGCCAATGTGTAATGACACATGTATATTGTGTATCACATATGAGGAACTGATCATATATGTGACACTGATATATGAGTCACTTGTATCATAAGTGAAACTTATATGAGGCACTGACAATTGTTGTATTCTAGGATGAAGGTATTACTATTGTACTAGAACGAATTGGCCTATACATTAGGCCTAGACCGTTGCATCAGGAGAATATTATACTATTTGCTTGTATGACTGTAAACATACAAATGTCTTACTGGTAGTCACGCACAGTACCAATAGGACATATGCAGAAATATTCATGCAGAAATATTTTAGTATTAGTGTTGGCTTGAAGAGTTTGATATGGAAGGGTATGATTTTATGGGTTGTCATGGTTATCATGGGTTGTCATGGGTTGTCATGGGTTGTCATGGGGTAGTATAGGTCTCATGGGTTGGTATGGTTTTCATGAAGTAGCATGATTTTTATGGggtagcagagagagagagagagagatggagagtgggagagagggagggagggagcaggagCCAAGCTGGACACCAGGTAAGGTCTGCTTCATGGCGACTGTGTTGTGTAGTGGAGACTGAGAGTGAAAGTGGGGTCGTTGACCGGGGGTGAGTCTGAGTTTAGGTAGGTACTGCCCTGCCGGCACACTGACCTACTCCTTCTCCACGCCTCTGGCACTCCATAGACCCTACGTACTCATcttggcgcccccccccccctctctctctctctctctctccttatcaaAGCAACCTAATTATAGCCTCGGCCATATGGTCCAAAATTAGCCACGCTTCCCTCGTCATGGAGTAACAGATGTTCTATGTCAATTCTAATGTCGAGAGCTGCACTCTACGGCTTAGTGTGTCACATTGCAGCGACATCTGTTGTTGAACGATTATCATGCTAAAATTCCCATTGAAAGGGGTCGAAGGATATCAGTATTCTAAACCGCTGCACCGTAGCACATATGGCCAATTAGCCAGTAGGAGAATGCTGAAGGGTGATTCCAACGCAAGACGCCAAGCTTATCAATCGTCAATCAATCGTGAAAGTTGCCTTATATGACATAGCAGCTtaaaggaggaggagaatgaggaCGGCGACGAACAAAAATCCAATCTACGGGCATATGTTTGCGCCTGCGCCGCGCCCTCGTTCGAATTTTCGCGCCATATTTAACGACATGCACCGAGCGTAACGTTTTCGTGAAAGCCCTAACCACTACGGTAAACTCTGAGAAGACGAGGTACACCACAACAAATAACAATCCCTGTTGACAAGAGGAAGACTGCCACGACACACTTTAGCCAGCGACACACAATTAGTTTACCTGAACCCAACTCAGCAAGAGTGTTGGGGGGAGGGTCAACGACCTCCGGGAGTCCATACTACCCAACACCATTGCAGAGGATCCCGGCCATCTTGGGAGGACACATGTAAGAACCCCATGATTGAAAAGGCTTATCTACGTCATACAGGTGAGAAAGTGAGCCTTCGGGCAATGGTTTTATGGGGGACTGGAGGTGTGGAGAGCGGGAGGTCGTTGACCGcaccggtgctgctgctgctgctgctactgcgcggcgactgctgctgctgttattgctcCTTCTGTTGCCGCTtccgctgctgctgcttctgctcctgctccttctgctgctgctgctgctgctgctgttactgctgctgctgctactgttactgtcgctactgctgctgttactgcctcTTCTGCTGTTTCTTCTATTGCAACTTTTGCTACTGCCACGGCTATTTCTGCTACTGCCACTGCTACTTCTGCTACTGCTACCGTTACTTCTGCTACTGCCACTGCTACTTCTGCTACTGTCACTGCTACTGCTACCGTTACTTCTGCTAATGACACTGCTACTGCTACCGTTACTTCTGCTACTGCTACCGTTACTTCTGCTACTGCCACTGCTACTTCTGCTACTGCCACTGCTACTTCTGCTACTGCTACCGTTACTTCTGTTACTGCCACCGTTACTTCTGCTACTGCCACCGTTACTTCTGCTACTGCCACTGCTACTTCTGCTACTGTCACTGCTACTGCTACCGTTACTTCTGCTACTGCTACCGTTACTTCTGCTACTACCACTGCTACTTCTGCTACTGCCACCGTTACTTCTGCTACTGCCACTGCTACTTCTTCTACTGTCACTGCTACTGCTACCGTTACTTCTACTTCTGCTACTGCCCCCGTTACTTCTGCTACTGCCACTGCTACTTCTGCTACTGCCACTGTTACTTCAGCTACTGCCACTGCTACTTCTGCTACTGCCACCGTTACTTCTGCTACTGCCACTGCTACTTCTGCTACTGTCACTGGTACTGCTACCGTTActtctgctactgctactgctactgctacttctACCGTTACTTCTGCTACTGCCACTGCAACTTCTGCTACTGCCACTGTTACTTCTGCTACTGCCACTGCTACTTCTGCTACTGCCACTGCTACTTCTGCTACTGCTACCGTTACTTCTGCTACTGCCACTGCTACTTCTGCTACTGCCACTGCTACTTCTGCTACTGCTACCGTTACTTCTGCTACTGCCACTGCTACTTCTGCTACTGCCACTGCTACTTCTGCTACTGCTACCGTTACTTCTGCTACTGCCACTGCTACTTCTGCTACTGCCACTGCTACTTCTGCTACTGCTCCCGTTACTTCAGCTACTGCCACTGCTACTTCTGCTACTGCCCCCGTTACTTCTGCTACTGCCACTGCTACTTCTGCTACTGCCACTGTTACTTCAGCTACTGCCACTGCTACTTCTGCTACTGCCACCGTTACTTCAGCTACTGCCACTGCTACTTCTGCTACTGCCACTGTTACTTCAGCTACTGCCACTGCTACTTCTGCTACTGCCACCGTTACTTCAGCTACTGCCACTGCTACTTCTGCTACTGCCACTGCTACTTCTGCTACTGCCCCCGTTACTTCAGCTACTGCCACTGCTACTTTTGCTACTGCCCCCGTTACTTCAGCTACTGCCACTGCTACTTCTGCTACTGCCCCCGTTACTTCTGCTACTGCCACTGCTACTTCTGCTACTGCTACCGTTACTTCAGCTACTGCCATTGCTACTTCTGCTACTGCCCCCGTTTCTTCTGCTACTGCCACTGCTACTGCCACCGTTACTTCTGCTACTCTCACTGCTACTGCCACCGTTACTTCTGATACTGCTACTACTTCTGCTACCGTTACGTCTGCTACTTCTACCGTTACTTCTGCTACTGCCACCGTTACGTCTGCTACTGCTACCGTTACGTCTGCTACTGCTACCGTTACTTCTGCTACTGCTACCGTTACTTCTGCTACTGCTACCGTTACTTCTGCTACTGCCACTGCCACTTCTGCTACCGTTACTTCTGCTACTGCTACCGTTACTTCTGCTACTGCTACCGTTACTTCTGCTACTGCCACTGCCACTTCTGCTACCGTTACTTCTGCTACTGCTACCGTTACTTCTGCTACTGCTACCGTTACTTCTGCTACTGCCACCGTTACTTCTGCTACTGCCACCGTTACGTCTGCTACTGCCACCGTTACGTCTGCTACTGCTACCGTTACTTCTGCTACTGCCACCGTTACTTCTGCTACTGCCACCGTTACGTCTGCTACTGCTACCGTTACTTCTGCTACTGCCACCGTTACGTCTGCTACTGCCACCGTTACGTCTGCTACTGCCACCGTTACGTCTGCTACTGCTACCGTTACTTCTGCTACTGCCACCGTTACGTCTGCTACTGCTACCGTTACGTCTGCTACTGCTACCGTTACTTCTGCTACTGCCACCGTTACGTCTGCTACTGCTACCGTTACTTCTGCTACTGCAACCGCTACGTCTGCTACTGCTACCGTTACTTCTGCTACTGTCACTGCTACTTCTGCTACTGCCACTGCTACTTCTGCTACTGCCACTGCTACTTCTGCTACTGCCACTGTTACTTCTGCTACTGCTACTTCTGCTACTGCCACCGTTACTTCTGCTACTGCCACTGCTACTTCTGCTACTACCACCGTTACTTCTGCTACTGTCACCGTTACTTCTGCTACTGCTACTTCTGCTACTGCCACCGTTACTTCTGCTACTGCCACCGTTACTTCTGCTACTGCTACCGTTACTTCTGCTACTgtcactactacttctactactgacACTGCTACTTCTGCTAATGTCATTGCTACTTCTGCTACTGGCACTGCTACTTCTGCTACTGTCACTGCTACTTCTGCTACTGCTATTTCTGCTACTGCTACTTCTGCTACTGCTACTTCTGCTACTGCCACTGCTACTTCTGCTACTGCCACTGCTACTGCCACTGCTACTTCTACTACTGCCACTGCTACTTCTGCTACTGCTACTTCTGCTACTGCTACTTCTGCTACTTCCACTGCTACTTCTGCTACTGCTACTTCTGCTACTGCTACTTCTGCTACTGCCTCTGCTACTGCCTCTGCTACTTCtgctgctacttctactgctgccACTGCTACTTAtgatactgctactgctacttttGCTACTGCCACGGCTACTTCTGCTACTGCTACTTCTGCTACTGCTACTTCTGCTACTGCCACTGCTACTGCCACTGCTACttatgctactgctactgctagttCTGCTACTGCCACTGCTACTCCTTCTACTGCTACTTCTGCTACTGCCACTGCTACTGCCACTGCTACttatgctactgctactgctagttCTGCTACTGCCACTGCTACTTCTGCTACTGCCACTGCTACTTCTGCTACTGCCTCTGCTACTTCTGCTGCTACTTCTGCTACTGCCACTGCTACTTCTGCTACTGCCACTGCTACTTCTGATACTGCCACTGCTACTTCTGCTACTGCCACTGCTACttatgctactgctactgctagttCTGCTACTGCCACTGCTACTCCTTCTACTGCTACTTCTGCTACTGTCACTGCTACTTCTGATACTGCCACTGCTACTTCTGATACTGCCACTGCTACTTCTGCTACTGTCACTGCTACTTCTGCTACTGCTACGGCAGCTGCTGATACTCTTGTTCGTCACGTCTGCCCGTCAGTTAACACGCCAAGTTGTGAAGAACACCGAAAGAAGATGAAGAATCGTGAACCACGTGAGAATCTGTTCATCGAACACCTGAACAGTTTCTCACGTGGAAGGTGTTCTCGCTGTGATGAACATGCTGGAACAAACTGAACAAGCAATTGGTTAGGCCTCGaggtaaggcaaggtaattatcaggggacatcactaagccattatgactatatagcacttggtaaGGATTTGAGGATAAGGCTTTAAGATAGGACGGAGGATAGGATAGGTGGGACAACCACTCGgatagtcggggattgaacgcagacctgcaagaagtgataccgtcgctctaccgtccagtccaagtggttgaacgACTCGATTTCCCAGATCTTCTTAAATTATAGACGAATCGCAGCGTTCAGTGTTCAGTTCGTCAGCTTGGGTTGGGTACTGCATTTTTTTAttccaatccacttctggaaggcTATTAAGGTCACCACAATTGCTTACCGCATACAAGTATACTAAACACAGGACCAAAGTATACTCTGAGTATACCCACATCGGGAAGCCACGTATACACCTTTGGGTGAACATACATAGCCCTGTAATCTGTTTGTTTCCCCAGAGCGTCTTAAGCGTATACGAACTGgtgcattagtgttccgttcgtgTACTTGCGGATTTACGCATATTTGACATCCTTGTGAGATGTGCGTGTGTTTGGGGGTTTTCATGTCAGTAtcgtttagatgttcgttgttactCCGATTAGCGTGATGGTTCAGTGTGGTAGTTCAGTGTGAAGGTTCAGTGCAGTTAATGGGAAGGTTCAGTGTAGTTAGCGTGACGATTCAGTGTAGTTAACTACCCACAGTCTTGTGGCGGGGTTATTGCCCTCTCATTTCATACAAGCCTTACTTcttacacccccaccccccttcctcccccccccgtccccctgcACCCCCCTCTACCTAAAGAacacccagcacccccccccctccccccatacccTCCTTACCTATCCAACGaacccattcccccccc
The sequence above is a segment of the Procambarus clarkii isolate CNS0578487 chromosome 44, FALCON_Pclarkii_2.0, whole genome shotgun sequence genome. Coding sequences within it:
- the LOC123750305 gene encoding pneumococcal serine-rich repeat protein-like: MLTFFAPLVKSQRHISVPFTVVILGQRDMRRLAVEQEDLLGYFPLTSMSNVTNKSISSCRSSSRSSSDSSRSSSGSIRSSSGSIRSSSDSSRSSSRRSSSGSSRTSSSSSISSSGSSRSSSGSIRSSSGSSRSSSGSSRSSSRSSRGSSRSSSGSSRSSSGSSRTSSSSSISSSGSSSGSSRSSSRRSSSGSSRTSSSSSISSSGSSSGSSRSSSSRSSSSRTVAAVEVAAEVAEAVAEAVAEVAVAEVAVAEVAVEVAEVAVAEVAVAEVAVAVVEVAVAVAVAVAEVAVAVAEVAVAEVAVAEIAVAEVAVTVAEVAVPVAEVAMTLAEVAVSVVEVVVTVAEVTVAVAEVTVAVAEVTVAVAEVAVAEVTVTVAEVTVVVAEVAVAVAEVTVAVAEVAVAEVTVAVAEVAVAVAEVAVAVAEVAVTVAEVTVAVADVAVAVAEVTVAVADVTVAVAEVTVAVADVTVAVADVTVAVAEVTVAVADVTVAVADVTVAVADVTVAVAEVTVAVADVTVAVAEVTVAVAEVTVAVADVTVAVADVTVAVAEVTVAVAEVTVAVAEVTVAVAEVTVAEVAVAVAEVTVAVAEVTVAVAEVTVAEVAVAVAEVTVAVAEVTVAVAEVTVAVADVTVAVADVTVAVAEVTVEVADVTVAEVVAVSEVTVAVAVRVAEVTVAVAVAVAEETGAVAEVAMAVAEVTVAVAEVAVAVAEVTGAVAEVAVAVAEVTGAVAKVAVAVAEVTGAVAEVAVAVAEVAVAVAEVTVAVAEVAVAVAEVTVAVAEVAVAVAEVTVAVAEVAVAVAEVTVAVAEVAVAVAEVTGAVAEVAVAVAEVTGAVAEVAVAVAEVAVAVAEVTVAVAEVAVAVAEVAVAVAEVTVAVAEVAVAVAEVAVAVAEVTVAVAEVAVAVAEVAVAVAEVTVAVAEVAVAVAEVTVEVAVAVAVAEVTVAVPVTVAEVAVAVAEVTVAVAEVAVAVAEVTVAVAEVAVAVAEVTGAVAEVEVTVAVAVTVEEVAVAVAEVTVAVAEVAVVVAEVTVAVAEVTVAVAVTVAEVAVAVAEVTVAVAEVTVAVTEVTVAVAEVAVAVAEVAVAVAEVTVAVAEVTVAVAVSLAEVTVAVAVTVAEVAVAVAEVTVAVAEVAVAVAEIAVAVAKVAIEETAEEAVTAAVATVTVAAAAVTAAAAAAAEGAGAEAAAAEAATEGAITAAAVAAQ
- the LOC138350163 gene encoding uncharacterized protein, translating into MYYLSVVAAVVDCGSVVAEVVDCGSVVAAVVDCGSVVAAVVDCGSVVAAVVDCGSVVAAVVDCGSVVAAVVDCGSVVAAVVDCGSVVAAVVDCGSVVAAVVDCGSVVAAVVDCGSVVAAVVDCGSVVAAVVDCGSVVAAVVDCGSVVAEVVDCGSVVAAVADCGSVVAAVVYCGSVAAAVVDCGSVVAAVVDCGSVVASAPNTVNYYNMQARAVFGLANCCLPEFACMGSSALPRKLSTSTTCRHDRVWGVVSM